One part of the Candida albicans SC5314 chromosome R, complete sequence genome encodes these proteins:
- the RGD3 gene encoding Rgd3p (Putative Rho GTPase activating protein; fungal-specific (no human or murine homolog)) — MSFAESFWTPDYESGFQQLFLQLNQGILENNDFVRLIERRMESEVVYGNSLETITTDCKPLNKRQLNEDFVSTIKNAYTKMNETFYKQGEYHLNIADNIETIVLQPFSKWCTEHEQRVKFSEFTLQDKLKALKNAQYSVEKLQKKYFNKCRMLEEFKSHYTEEELQEELSNLSFQKDRAAKTNTDRSKEEDDNDTADEEIYEFTHAKYDTKQMKALLKAMLTEVPMGPHKVAILGTYQNVSTGSNITKWLLENMPEFNKNLDKAEVFGQDLVRNDFIRIVGSMGKSFINSSQFYYQWKPIAFTISGVENEYVTTDTSLAKSLTFKFDDVKEAIGVNTVDFNDKSQLSKLINEVNQLDTQYYAQVVELDKLRCEYEELAMDHLTFMQKCELDRLKAIKKVTFDFLSSFANKISSLKTISDDLVLLEETINPVNDLKFLIENYGTGRFKPKVVLYDNYYDSNINQTFGVDLSVKSRLDKKVVPYIIQCILSQLDSVYPDLKNDEERINLWTQPVHLSNVHKLRSQLNGVQDPNEIMSILKESHPLLITNILKLYFMELPDSIIPYNNYDVIKLLYTNYHDESQTKSRVNGLQNVLSELPKCNLATLDAILTHLSRLVSIVGTQDKDLAGGFQRKLSKEFGSLVLRPKTDGLNSSESSYLNDRFQVTLMDDLFENKQSIFNELRRQSSTRSAVASVSPSVSRNSSLTRSESIKSNKGHNAAAIAKSKSRLESRLQSAVKNQTKTSEPQQKTDADEFYDAEASPTPSRSGTQSSSSGLKRSNSPKKKKWTVVSKEESKEGNEKSKKITSTPVTYRPSNDIIYDKSPSNQSLNDLSSTPPPKFAPSLGRKSSVKDLAKSFENGSTEDLQEPSSRSRSSSPTKAK; from the coding sequence ATGTCCTTTGCTGAAAGTTTTTGGACACCAGACTATGAGCTGGGATTTCAGCAACTATTTCTCCAATTGAATCAAGGGATCTTGGAGAACAATGACTTTGTTCGTTTGATCGAAAGACGAATGGAACTGGAAGTGGTCTATGGGAACTCGTTGGAGACAATCACCACAGACTGTAAGCCACTCAATAAGAGACAATTGAACGAAGACTTTGTGTCCACCATCAAAAACGCATACACCAAGATGAATGAGACTTTTTACAAACAAGGGGAATACCATTTGAACATTGCCGACAACATTGAAACCATTGTTCTCCAACCATTTAGCAAATGGTGTACCGAGCACGAGCAAAGAGTCAAGTTTTCTGAATTCACTTTGCAAGACAAATTAAAGGCATTGAAAAATGCTCAGTATCTGGTGGAAAAGTtgcaaaagaaatatttcaacaaatgtCGAATGTTGGAGGAGTTCAAGTCCCACTatactgaagaagaattgcAAGAGGAGTTAAGCAATTTGTCATTTCAAAAAGATCGAGCTGCCAAAACCAATACTGATAGGAGCAAAGAGGAAGACGACAATGATACTGCAGACGAAGAAATCTATGAGTTCACACATGCTAAATACGACACCAAACAGATGAAGGCGTTGCTCAAGGCAATGCTTACAGAAGTCCCCATGGGTCCACACAAGGTGGCAATTTTAGGTACCTATCAAAATGTTTCTACTGGGAGCAACATCACCAAATGGTTGCTAGAAAACATGCCGGAGTTCAACAAGAATTTGGACAAGGCTGAAGTTTTTGGGCAAGATTTAGTTCGAAATGACTTTATTAGAATTGTTGGTTCAATGGGAAAGTCTTTCATTAATTCTTCTCAGTTTTATTACCAGTGGAAACCCATTGCATTTACCATTTCTGGTGTCGAAAATGAATATGTCACCACGGACACATCGTTGGCAAAGTCATTGACATTCAAGTTTGATGATGTCAAGGAGGCTATAGGGGTGAACACTGTTGACTTCAACGACAAGTCACAACTATCAAAGTTAATTAACGAAGTCAACCAGTTGGATACCCAGTACTATGCACAAGTTGTTGAGTTGGATAAATTGAGGTGTGAGTACGAGGAGTTGGCAATGGACCATTTGACATTCATGCAGAAATGCGAGTTGGATAGATTGAAGGCCATCAAGAAAGTGacatttgattttctttccaGTTTTGCCAATAAGATAAGCAGTTTAAAGACAATAAGTGACGatttggtgttgttggAAGAGACAATCAATCCTGTGAACGACTTGAAGTTCTTGATTGAAAACTACGGGACAGGGAGATTTAAGCCTAAGGTGGTCTTATATGACAACTACTACGATTCAAATATCAATCAGACATTTGGTGTTGACTTGAGTGTCAAATCCAGATTGGATAAAAAAGTTGTTCCGTACATTATTCAGTGCATCTTGAGTCAATTGGACAGTGTGTATCCCGATTTGAAAAACGATGAGGAGAGAATCAACCTTTGGACTCAGCCGGTGCATCTTTCGAATGTGCATAAATTGAGGTCGCAGTTGAACGGAGTGCAAGACCCTAATGAGATCATGTCCATCTTGAAAGAGTCGCATCCGTTGCTTATAACCAATATCTTAAAGTTATACTTTATGGAGTTGCCAGACTCGATCATTCCATACAACAACTACGATGTGATCAAATTACTCTATACAAACTACCATGACGAATCCCAAACAAAATCGAGAGTCAATGGATTACAAAATGTTTTGTCAGAGTTGCCAAAATGCAATTTAGCAACGTTGGATGCCATATTGACGCACTTGAGCAGATTAGTGAGTATTGTTGGTACTCAAGACAAAGATTTGGCAGGTGGATTTCAACGCAAATTGAGCAAGGAGTTTGGATCTTTGGTTTTGAGACCAAAAACTGATGGTTTGAACAGTTCCGAAAGCAGTTACTTGAACGATAGATTCCAGGTCACGTTAATGGATGACTTATTCGAGAACAAGCAAAGTATATTTAATGAGTTGAGAAGACAAAGTTCCACCAGGTCAGCCGTGGCCAGTGTATCGCCAAGTGTTTCTCGAAACAGCAGTTTGACACGCAGTGAATCGATCAAGTCAAACAAGGGACACAATGCAGCAGCGATTGCAAAGTCGAAATCGAGGTTGGAATCCAGGTTACAAAGTGCGGTGAAGAATCAAACTAAAACACTGGAGCCACAACAGAAAACAGATGCTGATGAATTTTATGATGCTGAAGCGTCGCCAACCCCTTCAAGACTGGGCACTCAGTCGTCATCACTGGGATTGAAAAGATCAAACTCTcccaagaaaaagaaatggaCCGTTGTATCCAAGGAAGAGAGCAAAGAAGGGAAcgaaaaatcaaagaaaattaCATCCACGCCAGTTACTTACCGTCCTTCAAACGATATTATTTACGATAAATCACCCAGCAACCAGTCATTGAATGATCTTTcatcaacaccaccacctaaATTTGCACCTAGTTTGGGCAGAAAATCGTCAGTTAAAGACTTGGCCAAGAGTTTTGAAAATGGGTCAACTGAAGATTTGCAAGAACCATCATCTCGTTCAAGATCATCATCCCCAACAAAGGCAAAGTGA
- a CDS encoding uncharacterized protein (Adaptor protein required for specific mRNA transport; protein similar but not orthologous to S. cerevisiae She3; transposon mutation affects filamentous growth) encodes MSSSVNLSSTREIKNEIAKEDVDGTNSSNIHESTTKIKDNVSSKDNNQHSVNDDNDYDNKTPEQLSKIYEEYRNRFKVAMEKSNQLFESQQNHFITLSYYYRRNQIYLSILNDLYAANEDEINIDEDFGVSRLEDLIAKVPRTKKILTPIIKSIKHSTITDKRDELRIGNYMIEKVSDLINDDLTKYHTNPQSIENWCHRNSVPNLISGNYVPIILDNNNDYNGIEYNLNLNDEGHQGATSSTNTTANSNSNTGSVNNSANTHTRKKRKVESTKK; translated from the coding sequence ATGTCATCATCAGTTAATTTGTCATCAACCagagaaatcaaaaatgaaatagcAAAGGAAGATGTGGACGGGACCAACTCTTCAAATATACatgaatcaacaacaaaaataaaagacaATGTGTCTTCAAAAGACAATAATCAACATTCTGTTAATGATGACAACGATTATGACAATAAAACACCAGAGCAgttatcaaaaatttatgaAGAATACCGAAATCGATTCAAAGTGGCTATggaaaaatcaaaccaattatttgaatcaCAACAGAATCATTTCATTACCTTATCTTATTATTATCGTCGTAATCAAATTTACTTGTCGATTTTGAATGATCTATATGCTGccaatgaagatgaaattaatatCGATGAAGATTTTGGAGTATCACGACTTGAAGATTTAATTGCCAAAGTACCAAGaacgaaaaaaattttaactCCTATAATTAAACTGATTAAACATAGTACAATAACTGATAAGCGTGATGAACTAAGGATAGGTAATTATatgattgaaaaagtttctgatttaattaatgatgatttaacCAAGTATCATACAAATCCTCaaagtattgaaaattggtGTCATCGAAATAGTGTTCCGAACTTGATAAGTGGTAATTATGTCCCCATTATATtggataataataatgactACAATGGAATTGAGTATAATTTGAACTTGAATGATGAAGGTCATCAAGGTGCCACTTCTTCTACGAATACTACTGCCAATCTGAACTCGAACACTGGTAGTGTTAATAATAGTGCCAATACCCACACTAGAAAGAAACGTAAAGTAGAGTCTACAAAAAAGTAA
- the TSC11 gene encoding TORC2 complex subunit (Protein similar to S. cerevisiae Tsc11p which is involved in sphingolipid biosynthesis; transposon mutation affects filamentous growth), translated as MSHVDLPLSSSSSIKQRSESERGRSATLNSIDIAFHSVDRNRTGQQHHENDNTLLSTTSSPHSKLGKHQSRPPRPDIKRARSATMSMLQDNTSLNSIQNTESPTWLLSDLLSNLSVFKDKNEYSIVAKANDLVMLFQQHPNLKHDVQIKAVLPRIQFMLNHPTSEVRSSCYRIIRYLIVNYESLMILVQQKLLIYIIISLSNTRNVSLIEMEQSLKLIREFLTVDKGSDLLSVGVIKTLITIVEENGDSSNNGFGNINGINDQDRIITKRIESIPESFKNACLETICEITLLNPELICHSGGFKLIINSILDKPVEIGSTCLMIVLKLLDFENSRKFVRNGFDLDSLISIYSNLSDHDDETNLDNNSTRIRKTSNYKLQKISFLISTLLKNFNGIIAYSINDFTSIKNLLMNLQKKNTKVRESILDLLLDALMIQSFPWLKNSPIGDSIMRYNELFNDGYQFKFEFKPIDDEFSKNILHHHQGLLTLILIKNGIFKHLTQIIEENRGIDIPSRSIEHKRATMLLTNLYAMANNYLPAELIGEKSLLPDLSLCASFEIFNETRHEFRPTPEYNQHVKSSIKQLNIQAKYNIDDNTFKTMVSNSKILAVKEFEDWNWQLLLTLIQGPLGNPKRFDEVLEKVPKFFKRLLSFYRPFKYRFSTVSLTKDKNSFKYINIGCQLIELFLSLDNGIKYLSKSKLLPQISEIVAQIDPFSGITSKDPILSEKRLETTASVGYLRFIGVLSSHSSGIRMLEQWQFFTLFLNIISSSTESETNNLFILTIFKYADFSIDSPFRNVLEMAIRVSNFKIRNYILKHVLPRLIKTEECRLFIIRFLVENLYCIGPSENGNGDGEIVTKSIEILYHYYQEDNFSNLDTLIQYQPSIEVLQKYRLGKKLLNNFLRFPEGFKYLERLGYLEEKFNKLTQAQDFKYLYKINSIIQYQFYPHVFHADNNSNNADNDNNDADDQLSIYFLKNLLSTEEGLNFFQFGKGKEFLHSILLSTEIIFQQISQDAKFHDIENQDDEEVKFLINAVKQNLWLIGNLALGEFGIQLLDPMYNNSLNANNNSIINIIIDNFKTCSIWQIRGICFYVLGMIASTIEGIEILDEFNWVSCVDQYGNCKRLSYPKVENLVEIFNIEMSNPYRDTRYYHIFNSIPVEVTEANSNTINDDTGDNIEELVISDNTDKPSVDENGGGGETEDDQFKISLRRKIIVLITNLQAVLSKIVNKSIRELNKLRSIYPEIFNSDTELFLEIMKLIDKANFSYHQRSFILNLFLNKDTKILENLNKK; from the coding sequence ATGAGTCACGTTGATCTACCGctatcatcatcttcatccaTCAAACAACGTTCTGAAAGTGAGCGAGGTAGAAGTGCCACATTAAATTCCATAGACATAGCATTTCATTCTGTTGATCGAAATAGAACTGGTCAACAGCACCACGAGAATGACAACACACTACTATCAACTACTTCATCACCACATTCAAAGCTAGGAAAACATCAAAGCAGACCACCACGTCCCGATATAAAGAGAGCAAGGAGTGCAACTATGTCGATGTTACAGGATAATACCAGTTTAAACTCAATCCAAAATACAGAGAGTCCAACTTGGCTACTAAGTGATCTATTGTCTAACTTGTCTGTATTCaaagataaaaatgaatattCAATAGTCGCCAAGGCAAATGATTTGGTTATGCtatttcaacaacatccTAACTTAAAACATGACGTACAAATCAAGGCTGTGTTACCAAGAATACAATTTATGTTGAACCACCCAACTTCTGAAGTTCGAAGTTCATGCTATAGGATAATTCGATACTTGATTGTTAATTACGAAAGTTTGATGATATTGGTGCAAcagaaattattaatttatattattatcagtTTATCGAACACGCGGAATGTGTCATTGATCGAAATGGAACaaagtttgaaattgattcgAGAGTTTTTGACTGTTGATAAAGGTTCAGATTTATTGTCGGTTGGGGTCATCAAGACTTTAATTACTATAGTTGAAGAGAATGGCGATAGTAGTAACAATGGGTTTGGAAATATAAATGGAATTAATGATCAGGACAGAATTATAACGAAAAGGATAGAGAGCATTCCTGAAAGTTTTAAAAATGCATGCCTAGAAACCATTTGCGAAATAACATTATTGAATCCAGAATTAATTTGTCATTCTGGTGGATTTAAGTTgattattaattcaattttagaCAAACCAGTCGAAATTGGTTCAACTTGTTTGATGATTGTTTTAAAGTTGttagattttgaaaattcaagaaaatttgTTCGGAATGGATTTGATTTAGATTCATTGATCTCAATCTATTCAAATTTAAGTGACCATGACGATGAGACCAACCTTGACAATAATTCAACCAGAATAAGAAAAACATCCAATTATAAACttcaaaaaatatcattCTTGATATCGactttattaaaaaatttcaatggGATAATTGCATACCTGATCAATGACTTTACAAGCATTAAAAATCTTCTTATGAATTTGCAGAAAAAGAATACCAAAGTACGAGAATCGATTTTAGATTTGTTATTGGATGCTTTAATGATCCAAAGCTTTCCTTGGTTGAAAAACTCACCCATTGGAGATTCAATAATGAGATATAATGAGTTATTTAACGATGGctatcaattcaaatttgagTTCAAACCAATAGACGATGAATTCAGCAAAAACATATTACACCATCATCAAGGACTCCTAACGTTGATACTTATAAAAAATGGCATTTTTAAACATTTAACTCAgataattgaagaaaatcGTGGGATAGACATCCCATCACGCAGCATTGAACATAAACGAGCAACTATGTTATTGACAAATTTGTATGCAATGGCAAACAACTATTTGCCCGCCGAATTAATTGGTGAAAAACTGTTACTCCCTGATTTATCTTTATGTGcttcatttgaaattttcaatgaaaCAAGACATGAATTTCGTCCTACACCAGAGTACAATCAACACGTGAAATCAAGCATTAAACAACTTAATATACAGGCAAAATATAACATTGATGATAACACCTTCAAAACTATGGTTAGTAATAGTAAGATACTAGCAGTTAAAGAGTTTGAAGACTGGAATTGGCAATTGCTATTAACTTTAATCCAAGGCCCCTTAGGTAATCCAAAAAGATTTGATGAAGTTTTAGAAAAAGttccaaaatttttcaaaagattATTGTCATTTTATCGGCCATTTAAATATCGGTTTTCCACAGTATCTCTaacaaaagataaaaataGTTTCAAATACATTAACATTGGttgtcaattgattgaattatttttaagTTTAGACAATGGTATCAAGTACCTAAGCAAATCTAAATTATTACCTCAAATTTCCGAGATAGTGGCACAAATTGACCCCTTTAGTGGGATAACCTCAAAGGACCCAATTTTGAGCGAAAAGAGACTTGAAACAACGGCGTCAGTGGGATATTTGAGATTTATTGGTGTTTTAAGTAGTCATAGCCTGGGAATTCGAATGTTGGAACAATGGCAGTTTTTCACACtatttttgaatataatATCTTCAAGCACTGAATCAGAAACtaacaatttgtttatattaACAATTTTCAAGTATGCTGATTTTTCCATTGATTCCCCGTTTAGAAATGTCTTGGAAATGGCAATCAGAGTAAGCAACTTTAAAATCAGAAACTATATATTAAAACACGTATTACCCCGATTAATTAAGACTGAAGAATGCagattatttataattagATTTTTGGTAGAAAATTTATATTGTATTGGACCAAGTGAAAACGGGAATGGCGATGGAGAAATTGTCACAAAATCCattgaaatattatatcattattatcaggAAGACAATTTTAGTAATTTGGATACATTAATTCAGTATCAACCCCTGATTGAAGTACTACAAAAGTATCGATTAGGCAAAAAGTTATTGAACAACTTTTTAAGATTTCCTGAAGGGttcaaatatttggaaCGATTAGGGTATTTAGAAGAgaaatttaacaaattgaCACAAGCACAAGATTTCAAGTATCTTTACAAAATCAACtcaattattcaatatcaGTTTTACCCTCACGTATTTCATGCTGAtaacaattcaaacaatGCTGATAATGACAATAATGATGCCGATGATCAGCTTTcgatttattttttaaagaatttaCTATCTACCGAGGAAGGATTAAactttttccaatttggtAAAGGTAAAGAATTCTtacattcaattttattatcaacagAAATAATTTTCCAACAAATTTCTCAAGATGCAAAATTTCATGACATTGAAAAtcaagatgatgaagaagttaaatttttaatcaatGCCGTTAAACAAAACCTTTGGTTGATAGGAAATTTGGCCCTTGGAGAATTTggaattcaattattagatCCAAtgtataataattcattaaacgccaataataattcaataatcaaCATAATCATTGACAATTTTAAAACTTGCTCAATTTGGCAAATAAGAggtatttgtttttatgTGTTAGGAATGATTGCCAGTACAATTGAAGGGATTGAGATTCTTGATGAATTCAATTGGGTTAGTTGTGTTGATCAATATGGCAATTGCAAGAGATTATCGTACCCAAAAGTTGAAAACTTggttgaaattttcaacataGAGATGAGTAATCCCTATAGAGATACAAGATATTATCATATTTTCAACAGCATTCCAGTGGAAGTGACTGAAGCTAATTCTAACACGATCAATGATGACACGGGTGATAATATTGAGGAATTGGTCATTAGTGATAATACCGATAAGCCGCTGGTTGATGAgaatggtggtggtggagaaACAGAAGAcgatcaattcaaaatttcattacGACGTAAAATTATAGTGTTGATAACAAATTTACAAGCGGTGTTGTCCAAAATTGTTAACAAGTCGATTCgtgaattgaataaattgagATCAATTTATCCGGAAATATTTAATTCCGACACAGaattatttcttgaaataatgaaattaatcGATAAAGCGAATTTTTCATATCATCAACGAAGCTTTATATTGAACTTGTTTCTAAACAAAGATACAAAGATACTTGAGaacttgaacaaaaaatag